Proteins from a genomic interval of Lycium ferocissimum isolate CSIRO_LF1 chromosome 2, AGI_CSIRO_Lferr_CH_V1, whole genome shotgun sequence:
- the LOC132048057 gene encoding RNA exonuclease 4-like: MDHRCESSETLRNKCAACYRQFNKMEHLVDHMRTSYHSVHEPMCGICRKHCRSFESLREHLIGPLPKADCEKIFKERGCDICLTILSSRSALRAHKESCQLSRSNNGVLYRMAKLGIQDDLRIENSRGRVVALACKMVGGGSDGSLDLCARVCLIDEHERILFHSYVAPKLSVTNYRYEITGIRPEHLRDAVPLKQVSRKIQEYLCNGEPIWQIRSRSGRARILVGHGLGHDLKCLDLDYPPLMIRDTAIYPPLMKTSKISNSLKHLTKAYLGYEIQTGVQDPYDDCVATMKLYMRMKSQAHKREEYPLATDPQNRNNFASWKQSELERMTPQKMLEISRSDYYCWCLDN; the protein is encoded by the exons ATGGACCACAGATGTGAATCTTCCGAGACTCTCAG GAACAAGTGTGCAGCATGCTATAGGCAATTCAACAAAATGGAGCACCTAGTTGACCACATGAGGACATCCTATCATTCAGTTCATGAACCCATGTGTGGGATTTGCAGAAAGCACTGTCGATCTTTTGAATCTTTGAGAGAGCATCTCATTG GGCCATTGCCAAAGGCCGACTGTGAGAAGATTTTCAAGGAGCGAGGATGTGACATTTGTTTGACAATCCTTAGTAGCCGGAGTGCACTTAGGGCTCACAAGGAATCATGTCAACTCTCACGTTCAAATAAT GGTGTGCTCTATCGCATGGCTAAGTTGGGCATTCAAGATGACCTAAGGATTGAAAATAGCCGTGGAAGAGTTGTTGCTCTTGCCTGCAAAATGGTTGGCGGTGGTTCCGATGGCTCTCTTGACCTTTGTGCTAGAGTTTGCCTCATTGATGAACATGAAAGGATCCTCTTTCACTCCTACGTCGCACCAAAGCTTTCTGTCACTAACTATAG gTATGAAATAACGGGGATAAGGCCAGAACATTTGAGGGATGCAGTGCCACTGAAGCAAGTATCAAgaaagattcaagaatatcTTTGTAATGGGGAACCTATTTGGCAAATTCGTTCTAGAAGTGGAAGGGCTAGGATCCTTGTTGGACATGGTTTGGGtcatgatcttaaatgtttAGACCTGGACTACCCACCATTAATGATCAG GGATACTGCAATATACCCTCCACTGATGAAAACAAGCAAGATCAGCAACTCACTCAAGCACTTGACTAAAGCTTATCTTGG GTATGAGATTCAGACAGGAGTGCAAGATCCGTATGATGACTGTGTAGCAACAATGAAGCTGTACATGAGAATGAAATCACAAGCTCACAAAAGGGAGGAGTATCCACTTGCCACTGACCCACAAAATCGTAATAATTTTGCGTCGTGGAAGCAAAGCGAGCTTGAGAGGATGACACCTCAAAAAATGCTGGAAATCTCACGATCTGATTATTACTGCTGGTGTTTGGATAACTAA